TGCTCCCATTCGCTTCCCGGCGTTCCAGGAAGAGCTCAAAAAATCGAAGTCGAGTTTAGGGCATCGTGAATTTTCTCCAGAGAGACTGGACGAGATCAAAAGGGATGTCCTGGATCACCTCATCGGAAAAGAACTCGTTGTGC
This is a stretch of genomic DNA from Nitrospirota bacterium. It encodes these proteins:
- a CDS encoding SurA N-terminal domain-containing protein, with the translated sequence MFKLSSKIAFFIFIIFLSGTGIRIFAEEQEETRIVAEVNGAPIRFPAFQEELKKSKSSLGHREFSPERLDEIKRDVLDHLIGKELVV